The genomic segment GGACTCGTTCCTTTACTGACACGTCATCGATGTTCTCTACGATCTCGGCAACGCTAGTAAACTCTGAAGCATGGAAGACGGACCCGGAGTAGATCTCGTCTGAGACCAAGTGAATGTTCTTGCGTACGCAGAAGTCAAGGAGATCTTCAAGAACCTTCTTTTGTACCGTCGCACCTAATGGGTTCGATGGGTTGGTTATGAGCACTCCTCGGACTCTAATGTTTGCGTCACGAGCCGTTTGGTAAGCTGACTCGAGCGCCTCCGGAGTTATCTGGAAATTGTTCGAGCTGTCGCAATGGATCGGTACTATTTTCACTCCGGTTCTCCATCTCAAATCTCTATCGAATCTGtaatgaaataaagaaattgTTCGGTAAATACAGtgcattaaaatatagaaaacatacaaaaagattataaatttttcttataaatggtGTTAGTTTGTTGCAACTATTTCtttgtagtttatattataaGAATGACCATATTTTTTTCggtattatataatataaagtgtGACGTACCCTGGATAATACGGTGTAGGGACTAGAAGAGCGTCGTTAGGATCGGCAAGGATGAAAGTTAAGAGCTCGTTAGCTGCGGTGGCTCCGGCGGTGAGGACGATTCGGTCAGGATCGAATCTAGCTTTACCTCCTCGAATCTGTTCCATGAAGCTAGCCATGGCTTGTCTGAAAGTTTTAAGACCGTGATAGTCTTGAAACAGTGCGTTTTCACGGAAACCAGGAGCTCCTTTTGATCCCCACATCGAACcttctggattcttcttctctaagtAAGTTTCTAGAAGATCAAACGAGACCTGTGTATAGAAGAAATATGATGGAGGAGATAATTAATACATTATCgccatattttataagaaaagttgattaaatatttaaatgaaataaaataaattacctGATTCTCAGCGAGACCCATTTGAATAACACCGGAAGGGTTATGAGTTTCGTCGTAAGGATTCTCGTCGTAAGCTTTCCAACCGGCGAAGTAAGGTGAGTCTTCGCCGTGTGTGTCTGAAACCGCAACTCGAGAAAGCTCGAcgacgttgttgttgttgttgttgttgtttgatgatCTCTCTATCATTAGAGGAagacccattttttttgttagagttTCGAACTTGACACGTGACACG from the Camelina sativa cultivar DH55 chromosome 12, Cs, whole genome shotgun sequence genome contains:
- the LOC104730789 gene encoding 1-aminocyclopropane-1-carboxylate synthase 7, whose translation is MGLPLMIERSSNNNNNNNNVVELSRVAVSDTHGEDSPYFAGWKAYDENPYDETHNPSGVIQMGLAENQVSFDLLETYLEKKNPEGSMWGSKGAPGFRENALFQDYHGLKTFRQAMASFMEQIRGGKARFDPDRIVLTAGATAANELLTFILADPNDALLVPTPYYPGFDRDLRWRTGVKIVPIHCDSSNNFQITPEALESAYQTARDANIRVRGVLITNPSNPLGATVQKKVLEDLLDFCVRKNIHLVSDEIYSGSVFHASEFTSVAEIVENIDDVSVKERVHIVYSLSKDLGLPGFRVGTIYSYNDNVVRTARRMSSFTLVSSQTQHMLASMLSDVEFTEKYIRINRERLRRRYETIVEGLKKAGIECLKGNAGLFCWMNLGFLLEKKTKDGELQLWDVILKELKLNISPGTSCHCSEFGWFRVCFANMSENTLEIALKRIHEFMDRRRKF